The Molothrus ater isolate BHLD 08-10-18 breed brown headed cowbird chromosome 6, BPBGC_Mater_1.1, whole genome shotgun sequence genome segment GTTTTCCCCGTGGGGACGAGAGCCTCGCTCGTTGTTGCCTTGTGGCCAATGCCGAGGCGAGCGGGAGCGGCTGCGGCGGTGCCCGGTGCGCCcagccccgccgcctccccggcTCGCTGCCCCGGCATCCGGCTGGAAGGGACAGAAAAAAGTGGCCAACCTGTGGTGCGCACTGACCGCAGGCACCTGCGAGTGTGGATCAGCCGGCACAGCCCCTCGGCACCGCTGTCACCCGGTCCTTACACCAGCGGGAACAGCGCTGCTATTTCTCTGCCTAGGATCAGTAAGTATAACGGCGTTTGTAGGGTCGTCTTCTGCATGGCACGTAGGTACGGTTTCAAAAATAGCGTCATTTAATAGTCGTGTTCACCTTCTCTCGTGCGTTAATAGATGTGGCTATAGATGAGGTTTCTGTTTCAAAGGGGGGTGTGAGGGGCTGTGtattttttggtgtgtgtgctTGCATGTAGATGTTGCTTCAGTGCACCTGCAGTTGTTTTCTTGACATATCACGGTGTTTTCACTTGGCTGAGCATTGTACGTGCCCGTTTCCCAATTAAATCCAGCGAGATGTTCATTGTGATCGAAACACAGTTCTGCTGTAGATTAAAATGTAACATGCCAGCATCCGATGTGTTTCTGCAAATACAACAGAAGATCTTTGTCTAGATACATTTATTCTTTAACGTTTCATGTGGATATATGTAGGTGTATCTCTCACATATGTGCTCAAAGACCTGAATGCATTGTGTGTTGCAGTATTTTTATTAGTGTTTATGTGTGTTGGTGTTTCAGGAGCATGCATATGTTTGTGTATGGATGCAAGTGCTTATATGGGTGGGGATTTTGTATCTGTCTCCATATATATGTGACATACCCACCCACATCCTTACCCACGGAGTCGTTCAAAATCTCTGTGCATGTGATGTGGGCGTGTGTGTAATGTAGAAGTGTGAATAGTGTGGGCAGGAGAAGATTTGAATGCCATGGTAATAGATGACACAGTTTCATTTGATCGGTGTGACCTTTTAGGAAAACAATCcaatcttttccctttttgttttgtttatttttgtgtgtttgtgcatgTGCCTCAGGTTAAGTGCTTCTTCTGCATGACCATAACCAAAGGGTGACCCATCCACTCCCTTGTGTCCTATGGGGACCTCAGAGCCAGTTTCTCAGTcttcatctcctcctcctcctcctccatcgcctcctcctcctcttacCGCTGCTGCTgatgccctgggtgctgctcccaggtTTGAGGCATTGTTGACAGGCTGAAGAAAGGATTTGCAAAGACCTCCTCACTGTGTAAATGAAGCGATGGCTGGAATTAACTTCAGCTCTCCAAGAAATGACATTAAACAGTAAGTGTGCTAGGCCAAAGCATTACCGGGAACAAATTATGAGGAAAGAGACTATTTGCATTTGGTTTCAATGATGAGCTAAAACCATCTGTGGAGAACAGGTACTCTTTGgtttgcatatatttttttttctctgaggaatGCAGCCTTTATAGCCTGCGAGGCAGTCATGATTCTGATCAGGTACAGCTGTGATGGCTGCAGgagataaattaaaataaaggggCTTGGTGGATGGAAGAACAAGGTCGCAGCTGTTCTCTGGTCCAATCTGAGAATTTCATCTTTTCTCATTAGCAAAGCAGTAGTTTGTGTCAAACCTTCCAGAGAACAGGAAGATGTGGCTCTGTAGTTTTCCAAAGTGCAGATTCAGTGCTACAACCACATTGCCCCGCTCGACGCGCAGGTGACCGCCCTCCGAACACAGATGGCTTTGAACTTCCCAGCTTGGAAAGTCCCGCTGTAAATAGCCCAAAACCTCGTCAGGGCGAGCGcccacaaaccaaaacaagactTGCAGGATGGAGGTCGCCATGGTGAGCGCCGACAGCTCCGGCTGCAACACCCACATGCCCTACGGATACGCGGCCCAGGCGCGGGCCCGCGAGCGGGAGCGGCTGGCCCAGtcccgggcggcggcggcggcggccgtgGCGGCGGCCACGGCGGCGGTGGAAGGTGGGGCGGCGGGCGGAGGGGGGCCCTACCACCACTACCACCAGGAGCAGGCCCGCGGGGCCTCCTCCTCGCGCGGCCTGCCCCGCCGGCAGAGCGgcaagaggaggaagaagggcaAGAAGAGGAGCCAccacctgggcagcagggagtgTGGggcctccttcccctgctccgAGCTGCTGCCGCTCAGTGGTTCCGAGGAGAGGATACTGAAGGACTTgagcgaggaggaggaggaggacgaagACGAGGATGAAGAGGACgaggaggaagggaagctcTACTACAGCGATGACTACGGGGAGGATGAGTTTTCCTACTCGGACCAGCCGCCCGATGACGGGGGAGGCCCCGGGGGTTACAGCTCCGTCCGCTACAGCGAGTACGAGTGCTGCGAGCGTGTGGTGATCAACGTGTCGGGGCTGCGCTTCGAGACCCAGCTGAAGACCTTGGCTCAGTTCCCGGAGACCCTGCTGGGGGACCCAGCCAAGCGGGGCAGGTACTTTGATCCTCTCAGGAACGAGTACTTCTTCGACAGGAACCGGCCCAGCTTTGACGCCATCCTGTACTACTACCAGAGCGGTGGGCGGCTGAAGAGGCCGGTCAATGTGCCCTTTGACATCTTCTCTGAGGAGGTGAAATTCTACCAGCTTGGGGAGGAGGCCATGCTCAAGTTCAGGGAGGATGAAGGTTTTgtcaaggaggaagaggaaaaggtttTGCCGGAGAATGAGTTTAAGAGGCAGGTTTGGCTGCTGTTTGAGTACCCGGAAAGCTCCAGTCCAGCCAGAGGCATCGCCATTGTCTCTGTCTTGGTCATCTTGATCTCCATCGTCATCTTTTGTCTGGAGACTTTACCAGAGTTCAGAGATGACAAGGAATTCGTCATGTCCCTGAGCTTAGGGAAGGGGCTTTCCAACGAGTCTCTCCGCCTGGACGCCGGGGAGCACACCATCTTCAATGACCCTTTTTTCATTGTAGAGACCGTGTGCATCATCTGGTTCTCCTTTGAGTTTACAGTGCGCTGCTTTGCGTGTCCCAGCAAAGCACACTTCTTCAAGAACGTCATGAACATCATAGACATTGTGTCCATCTTGCCTTACTTCATCACCCTGGGCACGGACCTGGcgcaggagcagggcagccagcaggcCATGTCCTTTGCCATCCTGAGGATCATCCGTCTGGTCAGGGTGTTTCGCATCTTCAAGCTCTCCAGGCACTCCAAGGGTTTGCAGATCCTGGGTCACACGCTCAGGGCCAGCATGAGGGAACTTGGCCTCCtcatcttcttcctttttatcggagtcattttgttttccagtgctGTTTACTTTGCAGAAGCTGACGAGCCTGCCACCCATTTTCAAAGCATCCCGGATGCCTTTTGGTGGGCCGTAGTGACCATGACTACGGTCGGTTATGGGGACATGAAACCCATCACCGTGGGCGGGAAGATAGTAGGGTCCCTGTGTGCCATTGCAGGAGTGTTAACCATTGCTTTACCAGTGCCAGTGATTGTCTCCAATTTTAACTATTTCTACCACAGAGAAACTGAGAACGAAGAGCACACGCAGATGATGCAAAATGCTGTCAGTTGCCCTTACCTCCCTACAAATTTACTGAAGAAATTTAGGAGCGCATCATCTTCGTCCACAGAGGATAAATCAGAGTATTTGGAGATGGAAGAAGGAGTTAAAGAATCTCTTTGTGTAAAGGAGACTAAAAGTCAGGACACGGGGAATAGCAGTGagtcagagaagaaaaactgtgTAAATTCAAATTCTGTGGAAACTGATGTGTAGTTTTGAGCGTTTCCAAATATATTTATGCATTAAAGAGTGCAGTGAAAATAACGAAATATGCAAACAAGAGTCTGCAGCATACAGTAGTATGCCATTTAATGGTTAAATAGGAATAAAAAGCATTGCTGAACATGTATTACATATCAAGTAAGTGGTACAACTTGAGGAAAGGATTGCTAGATCTGATAAATTTTCagactttatatttttattagaatGCAAGTGTTTTGCACATGAGGctgaaaaatttattaaaaccaAGTCAGTTTTAAAGTGGGTGCATGAACTGTCGACATCACTAAAAACAGCTCTGTGGTAAAAGTTGGCATTCAGAGGTATTTACTATGTAAGAAACAATGAAGTTTGGTAGTCATTTATCTATTTATCAGTGCTTTAATAGCAGCTACCATAAATCATTGGATACCATAGTCATTGTTTTTCAAATGGTAAATTTATTGTAAAAAGATATTCTACAGAAGATAgatctaaattttttttttcttgaaatctATAATGCTTGTTTTTAACTGGAAATTTACTTTGGAAAGGCTGTTGACCCTCcagaaattgtttatttttataactcTCTTTGGAGGCATTGCAGCATTTGTTGTCtaataatgaaagaaatgaagTAAGAGAATTGTTAAACCTGGTCTGACTGCAAAGGCAAAATGACTGGAATGCTTTTTTGCACTACTTTATATGCTGGAGATATATTGAAAGAGACTTCATACTGTGAATGTTTACTAATGTAATAGTTCAATGACAATCATTGGGAGAGTGAATTCTGCATcatattttgttgtttcttctttctctgtgatGCTGATGGCAAAACAGCTGACATGACATCAATTCCATACACTTTTTAATTATGAATATCTGTGATCTGGAAAAGGATTGTGAAGTAAAATTTTCtaatcaaaattatttgaaatcGGTGTTTTCTACTGATGCCCTCAAGAAATACCAAcctaatttatatatatttttttctttttctgcttaattCAGCATTCAGAGTCTATGATTAGTACATGCACTTTGTCAGTATTGAGGAAATTTGGTGTATGGGAGGAGCAGGTAGAAATAATCAGACACTCAGTTGTTACAGTGCTGACAATTGAGGATTGCTGACTTTTAATAATGTGCTATTATTGGTGCTGCATTTCCCCTTGATTACAGCTTTCACCCATGCATATTTGAAGCAACATTTAAGATCTAAACCAGGCATTTTGGGTTTCAAAATGAACATATTGGGTCCCATGGAGTCCTTGTGAAAGCATTCCATGGTTTCTCTTCACTGATTTTTAGGCCAGCTATGTTTTGCTATGTGTCAAAACCTCCCACTGCCCTTCCTAGGAGGTTCAGGTAGGTAAAGATTAGCTGGCCTGCAGTATATTCCAGAGTCCAGAATGAGATAGGTAAGATATTGCTGGATACAACATAAATAATAGATTCAGAACAAGGTTTTTTCAGACTTGCCGTTACTGAGGGAAGGCACAATTAATCCGTCACTGTTTTTGAAGAGGCACTGTGGAACATTCCAGATTATAAAACTTGAACCAAATTGGCATATGCACTTTAAGGTCTGGGACAGGATGttatggaaggaaaaaggatttaCCAACACCACAGAATTACAGTAGCTTGCAATGTTCATTTAAAGCTGAGTGGAGATGGAGGGTTTTTTGCAGGGAGAACTTGTTGGTGACTGACTTACAGCAACAACAGATGCACTCTGAATTGAGCATCCATGATATTATACATGATAAGCCTTGTTTGCTGAATCCAGTGGCACCAAACAGAGCTGCAGACACAGGCTTCTCTTTAATGGTTGGGTTTTGCCTTCATAGTTTTTCTGTGAGTCTCTTCGAAAAGTTTCTCTGCTTGTCTTCTTTTgcattgcagaaaaataaaaaaaaaaggcaacacacAAAAGACTGCGttgtgctgagccctgcttcAAAATGTGTGTTTAAGTGTCTGATTCCTAATTTAAAAACACTGAGCAGGCTTCACTATATTTTTGATGTGAAGCATTAAAAAGAGCTCCTTTTTATTGTGGTGGTGTCAATTCCAGCTGTGCTTTGAATGAAGTGACTCAGTGATTTTATACATAGGCATTTGCCAAAATTTAATGTTACATTTCACTCCAGCTGACCCGAGCTCAACGTgctaaatactttttttctatGGGGGCAACATCAGCAGTGAGGATGAGTGTTCTATAAAACCTGTAACTGGAAGTATTTCTTTCACAGCTAGCAGTTAATGGCCTAAAGGGCACAAGGGTTCTCTTGCTGAATGGCGGGGTCCTAGTTCTGTCTAACACCAGAGAGCATTTAGTGCCTGGGACCATGGCAACGAGCTAGGAGTGAAAGAAACACTGAGCAGGTAAATAAAGAACTTAGGGAACATAAGTAGTACGTGTTTGCAGCATTGACTGGTTGGAAGGGGAGGTGGTTCATGAGAGGTGGGATTTCAGACCTCTGATGGAAAGGAGAAAACTCTTTGAATCACTTGGAAAATGCATTCATGCTGTAGCCAGGGAGCTCAGCATGAGGGGAGTGCTTTAATAAACAGCTGAGACCAGATGCTGACAAACTCCTGTTCAGGAGTGCAAGAAGATGCAGTTTGTTACATCATCAATTTCATTTACAGTTCTGTTCTTCGTTACGGTCTCTGCTGGTTTTGTCTTCTATAGGTAACACAAAAGAATAGTGATTGCTATTAATATCAAACTGGTTTTTTGCTCTGTTTCCTTGATACAcgactgtttaaaaaaaaaaaagtaatcttaACTTCTTCAAACACTCAGCTGTTAATTTAACCAAGtgtgcagtgtccctgctgggctgttttCAGAGCAGCACCTTGCTCTCAGAAGGAGAAGCTCTGACTGTAGGGGCTCCTAGCAGTTGGCAGAGCAACGTTCTGGGTGTGTCCTCAGGTAATGCTGGGGCCTCCTGCAGTGAATAAACGCTTGGTCATGATAAATAGGATCTATAGAGCTCAGTGCTAGGTTGTGCTGTCAGCATTCTGAATCACAGAAAGAATTGTGCATTCCAGAGTGGAAGCAAATAGCTCTACTTGGGtttataatttgatttttcagctATCTGTTGGTCCAGTCACAATATAGTTTTATCATGCCAAAGTCCTACCACTAACATGCTAAAACCCAAAGATCCCAAGTACtttaagaaatagaaatttgTGTTCAGTATTACTTTGGTTGAAATTTTGTGCCAGA includes the following:
- the KCNA4 gene encoding potassium voltage-gated channel subfamily A member 4, whose amino-acid sequence is MEVAMVSADSSGCNTHMPYGYAAQARARERERLAQSRAAAAAAVAAATAAVEGGAAGGGGPYHHYHQEQARGASSSRGLPRRQSGKRRKKGKKRSHHLGSRECGASFPCSELLPLSGSEERILKDLSEEEEEDEDEDEEDEEEGKLYYSDDYGEDEFSYSDQPPDDGGGPGGYSSVRYSEYECCERVVINVSGLRFETQLKTLAQFPETLLGDPAKRGRYFDPLRNEYFFDRNRPSFDAILYYYQSGGRLKRPVNVPFDIFSEEVKFYQLGEEAMLKFREDEGFVKEEEEKVLPENEFKRQVWLLFEYPESSSPARGIAIVSVLVILISIVIFCLETLPEFRDDKEFVMSLSLGKGLSNESLRLDAGEHTIFNDPFFIVETVCIIWFSFEFTVRCFACPSKAHFFKNVMNIIDIVSILPYFITLGTDLAQEQGSQQAMSFAILRIIRLVRVFRIFKLSRHSKGLQILGHTLRASMRELGLLIFFLFIGVILFSSAVYFAEADEPATHFQSIPDAFWWAVVTMTTVGYGDMKPITVGGKIVGSLCAIAGVLTIALPVPVIVSNFNYFYHRETENEEHTQMMQNAVSCPYLPTNLLKKFRSASSSSTEDKSEYLEMEEGVKESLCVKETKSQDTGNSSESEKKNCVNSNSVETDV